The Crocosphaera subtropica ATCC 51142 genome includes a window with the following:
- a CDS encoding LptA/OstA family protein gives MFSISMSYRKNTLGTLGCTLAVLMGILALKTAPKNTYAQTPPPNSPLTVRSDIQEANSETGVVTARGNVQFFYPARQIQGTSAQAQYFSRERRLVLTGDVYVLQEGNSMRAETMTYLIDEGRFIATPESAQQVESIYLVTEAEDSPPQPVPVSPAPPLDTTLPTPQF, from the coding sequence ATGTTTTCTATTTCTATGTCCTATCGCAAAAACACCCTAGGAACCCTTGGTTGTACCTTAGCTGTCCTCATGGGTATCCTAGCCCTCAAAACCGCCCCCAAAAACACCTACGCCCAAACTCCACCCCCCAATAGTCCCCTTACGGTTCGTTCCGATATCCAAGAAGCCAACTCAGAAACCGGAGTGGTAACTGCTAGGGGTAACGTGCAGTTTTTCTACCCGGCCAGGCAAATTCAGGGAACTTCCGCCCAAGCACAATATTTTAGTCGAGAACGGCGTTTAGTTCTCACAGGAGACGTTTATGTGCTACAAGAAGGCAACAGTATGCGGGCTGAAACCATGACCTATTTAATCGATGAAGGGCGGTTTATTGCTACCCCAGAATCGGCACAACAGGTAGAATCAATCTATCTCGTCACAGAAGCCGAAGACAGCCCGCCTCAACCAGTTCCCGTATCACCGGCACCGCCTTTAGATACCACCTTACCCACTCCCCAATTTTAA
- a CDS encoding Uma2 family endonuclease, translating into MEAGIEPDECFYIKNYQAVIGKNRLDLTQDPPPDLALEYDLTSLTEITAYQKLRVPELWVYYQSELTIYILKEKEYQKSSVSLNFPDVKIIEAIPKLIEKASLVGNSQALWEFEESLRNNE; encoded by the coding sequence ATGGAAGCAGGTATCGAACCAGATGAATGCTTTTATATTAAAAATTATCAAGCAGTTATTGGTAAAAATAGATTAGACTTAACCCAAGATCCACCCCCTGATTTAGCCCTAGAATATGATTTAACTTCTTTGACAGAAATTACCGCCTATCAAAAGCTAAGGGTTCCTGAATTATGGGTTTATTACCAAAGTGAATTAACCATCTATATTTTGAAAGAAAAAGAGTATCAAAAATCTTCTGTTAGTCTAAACTTTCCCGATGTGAAAATAATAGAAGCAATACCGAAATTAATAGAAAAAGCGAGCTTAGTAGGAAATAGCCAAGCTTTATGGGAGTTTGAAGAAAGTTTAAGAAATAATGAATAA